GGTTCACTCATTGAAAGACCTGTGCCGATAGTCGCTGAAAAAGATAAATTGTTTGCCTTTTCTTGTGCCTTGCATAGGATCGGTGATAATAGGAAAAGGATTAATATGATTGTTTTCATTGTTGTATATTTATAGTAATGTGTTTAACGATTTGTAATGCAGTGGTTAATGTTGAGATATCTGGATATACCTCTCCATTGCTGCCATCAGGACTACTATGTCCTATTAGTTTTGCTTCAAATGAGTCTTTTTCTGAGTTTAAGTCTACATTGGCGGCATAGATTACAGCTGGCTGCCCACTACCTTCTTTACCTCCTGAATAGGAATCTTCTCCTTCTTTAGCCGATTTGGTATAATACTTATTGAAATCAGTTGACTGGTTGAGTTCTATTTTTACGATGAAGTGTGTTAATCCATTGTAGGGAGTTAATTTGACATTAAAACTACCGTGTGGTGTAGCTCCCGAGATGCCGTCTGTGAGAGGGTGTTTCTTAGTAGGCAAGTACAATCCATCTTTATATTGTACTCCTCTCTGGTGGCACCAATATGGTAAGGCCTCTTTTCTCCGGTTGTTTCCTGCTGATTCCCATGATTGAGTTGCTATTTTATGGCTTACGTAAATTGTTGATAGGTAATTCCCATCCATATCCTCTGCCCATATTGCAATTTGTGGCGGATTCTTTTTGCTTATACTTAGAAATACGGGAAAGTCATGTAGCCATTCTTCTCCTTTTTCTATATCTATTCTCAGGTCTCCTTTCTGATATTCAATCAGTTCATTGCTGCATGAGCTACACAACATAGTAGCAAGATACATGCAGATAAAGATTCTTTTTTTCATTTTTTATCTTTTAGTAAACATAAGTCTATCATCAAATTAATCCCGTGTTGCAATTGCTCCCAACCTTTTTCTTCTTGCAAGGGAATTCCGTTATATACCTGGCAATTTTCTTCTAACAAAACCAAGTAACTAATTGAAGCTGAAATAAGTGTTGCTATTGCTGCTACTTCTTTCTGTGAGTATCCATTTATATTACCTAATTGGTTTAACAGGAGTAATCCTTTTTCTTCTCGTTTTTCTCGTAATTCTCTAACAAACTTATTGTTGTTGGTGAGTTCCCATCGGTATAGATGGCGGAGTGTGTAATCTTCTCGAAGTGCTTTTATCTCTTTTTTGAATAGCTCTTTAATAAAATCTCCCAAATGCTCCTTATCAGGTAGTTCTTCATTGAAATTTATCCAATAATCATGTTTTTGAATATATGCTGCTATTAGTCCTTCTAGTGAATTGAAATAACGGTATATTAGCATTTTTGAAAAACCTGCTTTAGAAGCAATTGCATTGATGCCTAAACCCTCAAATCCCTTCTCTTTTACTAGCTCATCTACTGCTGTAAGTAGTTGTAATTCAGTTGTCTCTCTGTTTTTTGAACCTTCGTTTACCATATTGAAATCTTCTATGTTACTTAATGGTCACAAAAGTAAGTTACCAATTGGTAACATGTAACCTTCACGAGAAATAAACTTGTTCTTTTAGATTATTTTAAGGTTATAGCTTATTTACAACTCTTTTTTTGAAAGTTCGAAACGCCTTTCTTGATAGAAAAGGTTTTTTCTTCGTTCGCTAAACTTTCCAAGATTTTTAGTTTGGTGTACCCAAGCTAAAAGAGTAGAACGGCATAATTGAGGGTAAATTATTGCTTTTTATTTTTTACAGATACTATTTTCTCCTTTTGAGATGCAGGGACTTTAGTTTTTCTCCCTGTTCTGCTATGTATACCCCAAACAAAATGAAAACAGAACCGATAGAAGCTATATAGGTTATTGTCTCATCAATAACGATTGCAGAAGTTATAAGAGTTACTA
This is a stretch of genomic DNA from uncultured Bacteroides sp.. It encodes these proteins:
- a CDS encoding TetR/AcrR family transcriptional regulator encodes the protein MVNEGSKNRETTELQLLTAVDELVKEKGFEGLGINAIASKAGFSKMLIYRYFNSLEGLIAAYIQKHDYWINFNEELPDKEHLGDFIKELFKKEIKALREDYTLRHLYRWELTNNNKFVRELREKREEKGLLLLNQLGNINGYSQKEVAAIATLISASISYLVLLEENCQVYNGIPLQEEKGWEQLQHGINLMIDLCLLKDKK